A stretch of the Notamacropus eugenii isolate mMacEug1 chromosome 2, mMacEug1.pri_v2, whole genome shotgun sequence genome encodes the following:
- the LOC140523935 gene encoding olfactory receptor 5V1-like has protein sequence MKDIKERGNQTDVTEFIFLGFSNHPQLQGLFFLIFLIIYLVTLLGNLLILTAIRINPLLHTPMYYFLSNLSFLDICYTSTTVPIMLVNFFQEKKTITYEGCLAQVFFLVTFAGSECVLLAAMAYDRFVAICYPLRYPVLMSKRICAYLATGSWLCGLVNSLTHTGLTTTLTLCGPNQISHFLCDIPLLLKLSCSDTLVNEVALYISSATIGLSPCLFTAVSYILIISAILKIQSAQGRQKAFSTCASHLTVVVIYYGTSNINYDQPSSGYSLDVDILVSVLFCIVTPMLNPIIYSLRNKEVKVALRKLYERYILPSDSSVQISS, from the coding sequence ATGAAGGACATTAAGGAAAGGGGAAACCAAACAGATGTCACTGAATTCATCTTCCTGGGGTTTTCCAACCACCCACAACTGCAGGGATTGTTCTTCCTGATATTTTTGATTATATACCTAGTAACTCTTTTGGGTAACCTTCTCATATTAACAGCAATCAGAATCAACCCTCTTCTTCATACTCCTATGTATTATTTCCTCAGCAACTTGTCCTTCCTGGACATCTGCTATACCTCCACCACTGTCCCCATCATGCTGGTGAATTTCTTCCAAGAGAAGAAGACCATTACCTATGAAGGCTGCCTTGCCCAGGTCTTCTTCCTTGTTACTTTTGCAGGTTCTGAGTGTGTCCTGTTGGCTGCTATGGCTTATGACAGATTTGTAGCCATTTGCTATCCATTACGTTACCCAGTTCTCATGAGCAAGAGGATCTGTGCCTACTTGGCAACTGGGTCCTGGTTGTGTGGGTTAGTGAATTCTTTGACACACACAGGTCTCACTACAACTCTCACTTTGTGTGGTCCTAACCAGATCAGCCATTTTCTCTGTGATATCCCCCTGCTTCTAAAGCTCTCTTGTTCAGACACATTGGTCAATGAGGTTGCACTCTATATATCCAGTGCCACCATTGGTCTGAGCCCCTGCCTCTTCACTGCTGTGTCCTATATTCTCATTATCTCTGCCATCTTGAAAATCCAGTCTGCTCAGGGACGGCAAAAAGCCTTCTCCACCTGTGCTTCTCACCTTACTGTGGTGGTCATCTACTATGGAACTTCTAACATCAACTATGATCAGCCCAGCTCAGGCtactctctggatgtggatatccTGGTCTCTGTCCTCTTCTGTATTGTCACTCCCATGTTAAATCCTATTATCTACAGCTTGAGAAACAAGGAAGTCAAAGTGGCCTTGAGGAAACTATATGAAAGGTATATTTTACCCAGTGATTCTAGTGTTCAAatcagttcttaa